A window from Hemibagrus wyckioides isolate EC202008001 linkage group LG19, SWU_Hwy_1.0, whole genome shotgun sequence encodes these proteins:
- the si:ch211-244b2.4 gene encoding protein mono-ADP-ribosyltransferase PARP12 isoform X3 yields the protein MASNYEYVSDSSVSDFGDSDTDVQSNSEPDSDSAAPQQQACIYYNKGNCRNGEMCRDLHVCKYFLKGSCHYGNSCQFSHVMNSNQTRRGRGKRTPRYRERSRSSSLDDTDSSKPYRWQLNLGQGWEDVANDHILEAQFSRPNTKGIRIYNTPCGALSIDFTRMCILKKTNLQVRRKYSRHCKWQWYYQGNHGWHQYGKKDAQGNVSPVNSSKLESEFQNNRRGTVNFTISSSNYEIRFKEMCQKNLSTGHRRRIRRRPKYVPPQDGGLSAVTNKLKTSWPSSSKKTPLWQFSGRGGNWHNFVQRGSCTVTSADIEAEYQRNTQGSMSFTVNGDQYILNFSRMTQTNQKTQATRNIRRVMQ from the exons ATGGCTTCGAACTACGAGTACGTGTCTG ATAGCAGTGTGTCAGATTTCGGCGACAGTGACACAGATGTTCAGTCTAATTCTGAACCGGATTCAGATTCAGCAGCACCACAG CAGCAGGCCTGTATATACTACAACAAAGGCAACTGTCGCAATGGCGAGATGTGTCGAGACCTACACGTGTGCAAATATTTTTTGAAAGGCTCTTGTCACTATGGCAACAGCTGTCAGTTCAGTCATGTCATGAACTCCAATCAAACCAGGAGGGGCCGTGGCAAAAGGACCCCAAGATACAGAGAGCGCAGTCGCAGTTCCTCATTGG ATGACACAGACAGCAGCAAGCCCTATAGATGGCAGTTAAATTTGGGACAGGGCTGGGAAGATGTAGCCAATGATCACATCCTGGAAGCTCAGTTCTCAAGACCTAACACGAAAGGCATCAGGATTTACAACACTCCCTGTGG TGCTCTGTCTATCGACTTTACAAGAATGTGCATCTTGAAGAAAACCAACCTGCAAGTCAGGCGCAAATACTCCCGTCACTGCAAATGGCAGTGGTATTACCAAGGCAACCATGGCTGGCATCAGTACGGAAAGAAG GATGCACAGGGCAACGTCAGTCCAGTCAATAGCTCCAAGCTGGAAAGTGAGTTTCAGAATAACCGGCGTGGTACTGTTAACTTCACCATAAGCTCCAGCAACTACGAGATAAGATTTAAAG AAATGTGCCAGAAAAACTTGTCTACTGGCCACAGGAGGAGAATCAGAAGGCGTCCAAAATATGTTCCTCCCCAGGATGGAGG ACTGAGTGCAGTGACGAATAAGTTAAAGACCTCATGGCCGTCCTCATCTAAGAAGACCCCTCTGTGGCAGTTCAGTGGGAGAGGAGGAAACTGGCATAATTTTGTACAGCGA ggcTCCTGTACTGTAACAAGTGCAGACATTGAGGCAGAGTACCAGCGTAACACTCAGGGCTCCATGAGCTTCACTGTAAATGGAGATCAGTACATCCTGAACTTCTCAC gAATGACCCAAACCAACCAGAAAACGCAAGCCACTCGCAATATCAGACGTGTGATGCAGTGA
- the si:ch211-244b2.3 gene encoding uncharacterized protein si:ch211-244b2.3 isoform X2: MFTLNDTTLEEDLTQIFQQIRLAGRQLGRQEVPQPMNTSGKYYVWQLFDGRNWFQIENDHVIESNYCQLDAKGITIFTHLGNLYIDFDTMAITGPFQCLAIRRLLSLSHNQRENVGWYFRDKNCWSEYGTQGSSTYMSSVSSQDIEQQYNSNPTGSFSFTAGKYKYVLNFSAMTQTNLSTQNQRNVRRRPKFNSVVYVHSSLNTSEPSTSTINPFPLPAPSVSPSTTVTWQFMGDEGMWTNYQKPGSSLDSVDIEREYQRNPQGQLAFTAGRYSYSLYFNGMYQINLTYKTRRAVQRISADQSNIPLCQVRWQFKDMDGRWKDFVKGTGKGKCSVSIQEIEMQYQQNSAGVMYYNSDQFRYMLNFSEMTQTNLTTRKQRPVRRV; this comes from the exons A TGTTTACACTCAACGACACAACTTTG GAAGAAGACCTTACCCAAATATTTCAACAAATAAGATTAGCAG GAAGACAACTAGGAAGACAAGAAGTTCCTCAACCAATGAATACCTCAG GAAAATACTACGTGTGGCAGCTGTTTGATGGACGGAATTGGTTTCAGATAGAAAATGATCACGTAATCGAGTCTAACTACTGCCAGCTGGACGCAAAAGGGATCACCATTTTTACACACTTGGG gaatctTTACATTGATTTTGATACCATGGCAATAACGGGACCTTTTCAGTGCCTCGCTATACGAAGACTATTGTCCCTGTCTCACAACCAGAGAGAAAATGTGGGATGGTATTTCAGAGACAAGAATTGCTGGAGTGAATATGGGACACAG GGATCAAGTACCTACATGTCATCAGTAAGCAGTCAGGACATAGAGCAGCAGTATAACTCCAACCCGACAGGCTCCTTCAGTTTTACAGCAGGAAAATATAAATACGTTTTGAACTTCTCTG ccATGACGCAAACCAATCTGTCTACTCAAAACCAGAGGAATGTGAGGAGGAGGCCAAAGTTTAACTCTGTAGTCTATGTACACAGCAG TCTGAACACTTCTGAACCTTCTACGTCCACCATAAATCCATTTCCGTTACCTGCACCTTCTGTAAGTCCGTCCACTACGGTTACCTGGCAGTTTATGGGCGATGAAGGCATGTGGACAAATTATCAGAAACCA GGTTCCTCACTGGACAGTgtggatatagagagagagtatcAGAGGAATCCACAGGGCCAGCTTGCTTTCACAGCTGGACGCTACAGTTACTCTCTCTATTTCAACG GTATGTACCAGATCAATTTGACATATAAGACAAGACGCGCTGTCCAGAGAATCTCTGCGGATCAGAGCAACAT TCCTCTGTGCCAAGTTCGCTGGCAGTTTAAAGATATGGACGGCAGATGGAAAGACTTTGTTAAA ggcACTGGGAAAGGGAAATGTTCTGTCTCGATTCAGGAAATTGAGATGCAGTACCAGCAGAACAGTGCAGGGGTTATGTATTACAACTCAGATCAGTTCAGATACATGCTTAACTtctcag AAATGACCCAGACAAACTTGACCACTCGTAAGCAGAGGCCAGTCCGACGTGTCTAA
- the si:ch211-244b2.3 gene encoding uncharacterized protein si:ch211-244b2.3 isoform X3 translates to MNTSGKYYVWQLFDGRNWFQIENDHVIESNYCQLDAKGITIFTHLGNLYIDFDTMAITGPFQCLAIRRLLSLSHNQRENVGWYFRDKNCWSEYGTQGSSTYMSSVSSQDIEQQYNSNPTGSFSFTAGKYKYVLNFSAMTQTNLSTQNQRNVRRRPKFNSVVYVHSRCYTYNWDKNTKLNKKYFLKKSSVLCFYFVYSLNTSEPSTSTINPFPLPAPSVSPSTTVTWQFMGDEGMWTNYQKPGSSLDSVDIEREYQRNPQGQLAFTAGRYSYSLYFNGMYQINLTYKTRRAVQRISADQSNIPLCQVRWQFKDMDGRWKDFVKGTGKGKCSVSIQEIEMQYQQNSAGVMYYNSDQFRYMLNFSEMTQTNLTTRKQRPVRRV, encoded by the exons ATGAATACCTCAG GAAAATACTACGTGTGGCAGCTGTTTGATGGACGGAATTGGTTTCAGATAGAAAATGATCACGTAATCGAGTCTAACTACTGCCAGCTGGACGCAAAAGGGATCACCATTTTTACACACTTGGG gaatctTTACATTGATTTTGATACCATGGCAATAACGGGACCTTTTCAGTGCCTCGCTATACGAAGACTATTGTCCCTGTCTCACAACCAGAGAGAAAATGTGGGATGGTATTTCAGAGACAAGAATTGCTGGAGTGAATATGGGACACAG GGATCAAGTACCTACATGTCATCAGTAAGCAGTCAGGACATAGAGCAGCAGTATAACTCCAACCCGACAGGCTCCTTCAGTTTTACAGCAGGAAAATATAAATACGTTTTGAACTTCTCTG ccATGACGCAAACCAATCTGTCTACTCAAAACCAGAGGAATGTGAGGAGGAGGCCAAAGTTTAACTCTGTAGTCTATGTACACAGCAGGTGCTACACTTATAATTGGGATAAGAATACAAAATTGaacaaaaagtattttttaaagaagtCCTCTgttctatgtttttattttgtgtacagTCTGAACACTTCTGAACCTTCTACGTCCACCATAAATCCATTTCCGTTACCTGCACCTTCTGTAAGTCCGTCCACTACGGTTACCTGGCAGTTTATGGGCGATGAAGGCATGTGGACAAATTATCAGAAACCA GGTTCCTCACTGGACAGTgtggatatagagagagagtatcAGAGGAATCCACAGGGCCAGCTTGCTTTCACAGCTGGACGCTACAGTTACTCTCTCTATTTCAACG GTATGTACCAGATCAATTTGACATATAAGACAAGACGCGCTGTCCAGAGAATCTCTGCGGATCAGAGCAACAT TCCTCTGTGCCAAGTTCGCTGGCAGTTTAAAGATATGGACGGCAGATGGAAAGACTTTGTTAAA ggcACTGGGAAAGGGAAATGTTCTGTCTCGATTCAGGAAATTGAGATGCAGTACCAGCAGAACAGTGCAGGGGTTATGTATTACAACTCAGATCAGTTCAGATACATGCTTAACTtctcag AAATGACCCAGACAAACTTGACCACTCGTAAGCAGAGGCCAGTCCGACGTGTCTAA
- the si:ch211-244b2.4 gene encoding protein mono-ADP-ribosyltransferase PARP12 isoform X1, with protein sequence MASNYEYVSDSSVSDFGDSDTDVQSNSEPDSDSAAPQQQACIYYNKGNCRNGEMCRDLHVCKYFLKGSCHYGNSCQFSHVMNSNQTRRGRGKRTPRYRERSRSSSLDDTDSSKPYRWQLNLGQGWEDVANDHILEAQFSRPNTKGIRIYNTPCGALSIDFTRMCILKKTNLQVRRKYSRHCKWQWYYQGNHGWHQYGKKDAQGNVSPVNSSKLESEFQNNRRGTVNFTISSSNYEIRFKEMCQKNLSTGHRRRIRRRPKYVPPQDGGRLSAVTNKLKTSWPSSSKKTPLWQFSGRGGNWHNFVQRGSCTVTSADIEAEYQRNTQGSMSFTVNGDQYILNFSRMTQTNQKTQATRNIRRVMQ encoded by the exons ATGGCTTCGAACTACGAGTACGTGTCTG ATAGCAGTGTGTCAGATTTCGGCGACAGTGACACAGATGTTCAGTCTAATTCTGAACCGGATTCAGATTCAGCAGCACCACAG CAGCAGGCCTGTATATACTACAACAAAGGCAACTGTCGCAATGGCGAGATGTGTCGAGACCTACACGTGTGCAAATATTTTTTGAAAGGCTCTTGTCACTATGGCAACAGCTGTCAGTTCAGTCATGTCATGAACTCCAATCAAACCAGGAGGGGCCGTGGCAAAAGGACCCCAAGATACAGAGAGCGCAGTCGCAGTTCCTCATTGG ATGACACAGACAGCAGCAAGCCCTATAGATGGCAGTTAAATTTGGGACAGGGCTGGGAAGATGTAGCCAATGATCACATCCTGGAAGCTCAGTTCTCAAGACCTAACACGAAAGGCATCAGGATTTACAACACTCCCTGTGG TGCTCTGTCTATCGACTTTACAAGAATGTGCATCTTGAAGAAAACCAACCTGCAAGTCAGGCGCAAATACTCCCGTCACTGCAAATGGCAGTGGTATTACCAAGGCAACCATGGCTGGCATCAGTACGGAAAGAAG GATGCACAGGGCAACGTCAGTCCAGTCAATAGCTCCAAGCTGGAAAGTGAGTTTCAGAATAACCGGCGTGGTACTGTTAACTTCACCATAAGCTCCAGCAACTACGAGATAAGATTTAAAG AAATGTGCCAGAAAAACTTGTCTACTGGCCACAGGAGGAGAATCAGAAGGCGTCCAAAATATGTTCCTCCCCAGGATGGAGG TAGACTGAGTGCAGTGACGAATAAGTTAAAGACCTCATGGCCGTCCTCATCTAAGAAGACCCCTCTGTGGCAGTTCAGTGGGAGAGGAGGAAACTGGCATAATTTTGTACAGCGA ggcTCCTGTACTGTAACAAGTGCAGACATTGAGGCAGAGTACCAGCGTAACACTCAGGGCTCCATGAGCTTCACTGTAAATGGAGATCAGTACATCCTGAACTTCTCAC gAATGACCCAAACCAACCAGAAAACGCAAGCCACTCGCAATATCAGACGTGTGATGCAGTGA
- the si:ch211-244b2.3 gene encoding uncharacterized protein si:ch211-244b2.3 isoform X1: protein MFTLNDTTLEEDLTQIFQQIRLAGRQLGRQEVPQPMNTSGKYYVWQLFDGRNWFQIENDHVIESNYCQLDAKGITIFTHLGNLYIDFDTMAITGPFQCLAIRRLLSLSHNQRENVGWYFRDKNCWSEYGTQGSSTYMSSVSSQDIEQQYNSNPTGSFSFTAGKYKYVLNFSAMTQTNLSTQNQRNVRRRPKFNSVVYVHSRCYTYNWDKNTKLNKKYFLKKSSVLCFYFVYSLNTSEPSTSTINPFPLPAPSVSPSTTVTWQFMGDEGMWTNYQKPGSSLDSVDIEREYQRNPQGQLAFTAGRYSYSLYFNGMYQINLTYKTRRAVQRISADQSNIPLCQVRWQFKDMDGRWKDFVKGTGKGKCSVSIQEIEMQYQQNSAGVMYYNSDQFRYMLNFSEMTQTNLTTRKQRPVRRV from the exons A TGTTTACACTCAACGACACAACTTTG GAAGAAGACCTTACCCAAATATTTCAACAAATAAGATTAGCAG GAAGACAACTAGGAAGACAAGAAGTTCCTCAACCAATGAATACCTCAG GAAAATACTACGTGTGGCAGCTGTTTGATGGACGGAATTGGTTTCAGATAGAAAATGATCACGTAATCGAGTCTAACTACTGCCAGCTGGACGCAAAAGGGATCACCATTTTTACACACTTGGG gaatctTTACATTGATTTTGATACCATGGCAATAACGGGACCTTTTCAGTGCCTCGCTATACGAAGACTATTGTCCCTGTCTCACAACCAGAGAGAAAATGTGGGATGGTATTTCAGAGACAAGAATTGCTGGAGTGAATATGGGACACAG GGATCAAGTACCTACATGTCATCAGTAAGCAGTCAGGACATAGAGCAGCAGTATAACTCCAACCCGACAGGCTCCTTCAGTTTTACAGCAGGAAAATATAAATACGTTTTGAACTTCTCTG ccATGACGCAAACCAATCTGTCTACTCAAAACCAGAGGAATGTGAGGAGGAGGCCAAAGTTTAACTCTGTAGTCTATGTACACAGCAGGTGCTACACTTATAATTGGGATAAGAATACAAAATTGaacaaaaagtattttttaaagaagtCCTCTgttctatgtttttattttgtgtacagTCTGAACACTTCTGAACCTTCTACGTCCACCATAAATCCATTTCCGTTACCTGCACCTTCTGTAAGTCCGTCCACTACGGTTACCTGGCAGTTTATGGGCGATGAAGGCATGTGGACAAATTATCAGAAACCA GGTTCCTCACTGGACAGTgtggatatagagagagagtatcAGAGGAATCCACAGGGCCAGCTTGCTTTCACAGCTGGACGCTACAGTTACTCTCTCTATTTCAACG GTATGTACCAGATCAATTTGACATATAAGACAAGACGCGCTGTCCAGAGAATCTCTGCGGATCAGAGCAACAT TCCTCTGTGCCAAGTTCGCTGGCAGTTTAAAGATATGGACGGCAGATGGAAAGACTTTGTTAAA ggcACTGGGAAAGGGAAATGTTCTGTCTCGATTCAGGAAATTGAGATGCAGTACCAGCAGAACAGTGCAGGGGTTATGTATTACAACTCAGATCAGTTCAGATACATGCTTAACTtctcag AAATGACCCAGACAAACTTGACCACTCGTAAGCAGAGGCCAGTCCGACGTGTCTAA
- the si:ch211-244b2.4 gene encoding protein mono-ADP-ribosyltransferase PARP12 isoform X2 — MASNYEYVSDSSVSDFGDSDTDVQSNSEPDSDSAAPQQACIYYNKGNCRNGEMCRDLHVCKYFLKGSCHYGNSCQFSHVMNSNQTRRGRGKRTPRYRERSRSSSLDDTDSSKPYRWQLNLGQGWEDVANDHILEAQFSRPNTKGIRIYNTPCGALSIDFTRMCILKKTNLQVRRKYSRHCKWQWYYQGNHGWHQYGKKDAQGNVSPVNSSKLESEFQNNRRGTVNFTISSSNYEIRFKEMCQKNLSTGHRRRIRRRPKYVPPQDGGRLSAVTNKLKTSWPSSSKKTPLWQFSGRGGNWHNFVQRGSCTVTSADIEAEYQRNTQGSMSFTVNGDQYILNFSRMTQTNQKTQATRNIRRVMQ; from the exons ATGGCTTCGAACTACGAGTACGTGTCTG ATAGCAGTGTGTCAGATTTCGGCGACAGTGACACAGATGTTCAGTCTAATTCTGAACCGGATTCAGATTCAGCAGCACCACAG CAGGCCTGTATATACTACAACAAAGGCAACTGTCGCAATGGCGAGATGTGTCGAGACCTACACGTGTGCAAATATTTTTTGAAAGGCTCTTGTCACTATGGCAACAGCTGTCAGTTCAGTCATGTCATGAACTCCAATCAAACCAGGAGGGGCCGTGGCAAAAGGACCCCAAGATACAGAGAGCGCAGTCGCAGTTCCTCATTGG ATGACACAGACAGCAGCAAGCCCTATAGATGGCAGTTAAATTTGGGACAGGGCTGGGAAGATGTAGCCAATGATCACATCCTGGAAGCTCAGTTCTCAAGACCTAACACGAAAGGCATCAGGATTTACAACACTCCCTGTGG TGCTCTGTCTATCGACTTTACAAGAATGTGCATCTTGAAGAAAACCAACCTGCAAGTCAGGCGCAAATACTCCCGTCACTGCAAATGGCAGTGGTATTACCAAGGCAACCATGGCTGGCATCAGTACGGAAAGAAG GATGCACAGGGCAACGTCAGTCCAGTCAATAGCTCCAAGCTGGAAAGTGAGTTTCAGAATAACCGGCGTGGTACTGTTAACTTCACCATAAGCTCCAGCAACTACGAGATAAGATTTAAAG AAATGTGCCAGAAAAACTTGTCTACTGGCCACAGGAGGAGAATCAGAAGGCGTCCAAAATATGTTCCTCCCCAGGATGGAGG TAGACTGAGTGCAGTGACGAATAAGTTAAAGACCTCATGGCCGTCCTCATCTAAGAAGACCCCTCTGTGGCAGTTCAGTGGGAGAGGAGGAAACTGGCATAATTTTGTACAGCGA ggcTCCTGTACTGTAACAAGTGCAGACATTGAGGCAGAGTACCAGCGTAACACTCAGGGCTCCATGAGCTTCACTGTAAATGGAGATCAGTACATCCTGAACTTCTCAC gAATGACCCAAACCAACCAGAAAACGCAAGCCACTCGCAATATCAGACGTGTGATGCAGTGA